The window GGCTTGGAACACAGGGATACTGCTGTACAGCCTGGCTCAGTACCCCGAGGCTGAGAAGTGGTGCGGCCTGGCCATGAGCTTCATCCGCCACCTTGGATCCCTGCAGGAGAGCTATGAGACACAGGtacagagctgatggaggggAAGGAAGGGGAGACTGAATCATCCTGTAATTACAAACCTTTAAGATCTTTTGAAGTTATACAGTTGTTTACCCACAGATGTCTGGACTCTACAGTGAAATCCTGGACAGGCTGGACAAAGCCAAGAAGAACATCATCATGGAAGAATAACTGAACCGAGGCAGGTCTGCCAGATGTTAACTTCCTGTTCTAAACACTCAGTTTGTTGCAGCTTGATATTTTTAACATCGTAAAATGTTCCATCAAATGCTCCATTTTGATaatttgttgctttaaatgtgtttaattgtgGGACGCCCCAGTAGacttgtggttaaaacacatGCCACGTTTGTTCATATTTTAGTTTTGGCCTGAGACTTCGCTGcgttttccctccctctccctctctaatCCCATGTTTCCTGTCCTCTACAGAACCtgagctttgaaaaaaaaaaaaaaaaaaaaaaagatattgtgATAATTTTCAAAGCCACTGATTCATTAAAGCAGAACAACAAGCACATCGAAATCATAACTGAGtcacatattttattttcaaacaaataaactcTTGTCAAGTCCCAAAataaaacccaaaacaaaaagttgCAGGACTGTGTTCCCTCATGACTAGGACAGGGAAGACCATGAGGCCAAGTGTCCTGATAGGCTGTACCACCTGCAGTGACAGGAAGGAAACTACTGTACAATCAAAGGGTTCATGTTTGCAAGCACTTACTGCACAGATGTGCTAGAACATAAACATCATCACCCAAAAGTACAAACAAGAACCCTGACCCCCccacccaaaaaataaaaagcatatATGTCATCATTTCTCTCATCAGAACAAAGACCCTCATcaattatacacacacagaggcattCAGGTTCCATCTCGTTATATACCACAACCTCAATGGAAAGAGTAAAATGAAATCAAGTTCTTTGGGCTTTGACATGGCTGACTGAGGTATGAATACCACACACATTGTTAACAGTCAGCTGTTTTTCAACTAAACACCAGAGAGGACCAATTCTAAACTTCTAATGATGTATTGATCAATGCTCCTGGTTTCTGTGATATTGTGTAGGTTTCTGCCTGCAtctctttttaattattttacaatatattttttaaaatctatacACCCAGACACGTTCCACAAGAAATCACATGTAGACAGGCCCTACTTGAAGGAATCGAATTCCCGACTGACTAGTTAAGTTTTTCCAATAGGCATTTGAAGAGAAATACCAACAATACAGCACATTTGTATGGAAATTATATCTCAAGAGTAGCTCAAACTTTACTTACCTGACATTTGTGGtctataaaacatgtttgtccCAGTTTGATTCACACATGCATGAAGCACAGGTGAGGGGGATCTGCTGGGGGCTTATTTACATTGTACAGCTACCACACCCTTTGAAACAGTCTGCAAGCAGTTTATAAATGGCTCTGTTCCCTTCGGTTATTCCCTGAACTCTGGTTTTGACACAGGTAATGACAGCTGGTTTAGCAGTGGTGCCTGGCAGGTGGGGACACCTGTTCAGAAAATGCCTGCAGGTACAGGTGCTCTGTGGGTGGGAGAGAGCACGGGGGGGACCCAGAGGTGTAGgttaccacttcctgttgggtCCGGCTctctgaaaagaagaagaagaaaaaaaaaaaaaatctctttgcACTCGTCAAAAAGTGGAGGAGAACGTTCACGTTGAGGGGCCTCAGCGCTCCTTCTTCGGACGTGCTCTCTCTAACGTACAGTGCCAAGATCTGCATGGGAGGGTGGAGCAGGTCATTTCAATCCTGGTGATGTCAAACAGCCACCTCAAAAGGTTATCACACCGATGGCATTGAACAAACTCCCTGCCTCACGAAAAAAGAGAAGACACATAATACAGCCCGATTACACGGTTTAGTTGAAAACGCCTTTAACGCAGCGACAGTACTGTTAGTATTCGTGTTCTTTCACATTTGACAGCTATGAACTCTCCGTGTCATCGCCCAAACATGGCCCTTTAGTCGCAGGGGTAAATGGTATCTGTACGTTAAGATTCCTGAGCTGGTCTAGCTCACCCCAGACACACTTAGAGCTCAACACAGTGGTTCAGCACCTGCCGACGACAGATTCATATAGATACACAAAGCATATAGGTTAAATCAAACCCAACTTTAGTGTTATTTTTGGTAGGGGGACAGGGGGACAATCCAAAACAGGTTATATCGACTCTTTAATTGTTAGGACATCCAATACAATTATTGTCTTGTTCAACCCGTTTTAAGGCCACCATCATGGTGGCAGATAGGACAGTACCATGTGACCATTCAATCAGAAGAGAATCCTCTTGGAAGGCAGAGAGTGTAATAGGGTGGTCTGCTGCTCAACATGAGTTAGGAGGCTCTGGCTGTTCAAATTGTGATCCAAATGGCCAAATTCTTCTTTTAAAATTACACAGGAAGGAAGGTTGGAATACAGGGGAGAAAAAGGCGCCCACAGAGGTGAGACTTAGTTTTATCTATTGCACTCAAGTCAGGCCCCCTGGTGGTTGGAGGACacaaaaaaagtaagaaaagatGAGaatgtttcctctcttttccttgCCAATAATGTGCAGCCTCCCTAACAGACAACAGGTAGTCACAAAACAGAATTTGTATTTGATGTAAGGCAGTTTGGTGTTTTGCAGAGAGCCCAGTTACACTTCTCTACCCCCGTCCTTTACACAGAGCAGCTAAAAACCACAAGCAAAAAATcccacaaagaaagaaagaaaaaaaaaaaaaaactaaaatgaaatcTAACAGCCCTCCAAATTGACAATTCTAGTGAAGTGTAAAATGTGTAGTTTTTAATATGTAGTAAAATCTCAGTGGGATTTTATCATTTATCTTGTGATTTCATAATATAAATGTAGAGATTCACAACGCTTTTCTTCCTCTTGATCTGCCTCCCGAGATGTCTTTatcagctgcagcacagacaaCTGGCAGACGACCAAACAGCAAGCTGGTTTGTGATAAATAGATCACCAGTTTGTAGGCTCCGCTAATTTCCTCAGTCATTATAAACAAGAGAGATGACTCCTTGAACAGTACCATCAGCAGGGCTCGATTTTATCCAGTCtttttagaaagaaagaaaaaaaaacctcaattgGTCTTCACTTCTCATCTCGCgtgtctttttaaatgtgatttgaTGAACATTTACAAAGTGTTCCAACTTGGTAAGATTTGTCTCTGTTTCCCTGCAACTTCTTTTTGAATCCcaactcctctctctccagattTCTGTAAAACATTCTGATCTTCAGTCAGTCTCAGTTCACAAAAGGATTTATTCcttttcccttttgtttttcatttgacaaATTCCTTTGGAATGGCATTTCCAGTCTTGAATGGATTTGTTGAGAAACTCATGCAGGGGTGTGCACAGTCACAGTAATGGTGATAAGACTTCTTTTTCATTTAGAGAGTAACATAATGATGACACTAAAACTTGATATGAAACATATCTGCAAAAaggaggtgaggaggggggCTATTTGGGCTTAGGTGGGGTCTCTGGGAGGCAGGAGGGGAGCTCTGCACCAACGCAGAGGGGACGGCAGGGAGCTCAGAGCTTCTCTGAGGAGGGGATCCAGATGTAGGGACCAGACTGCTCCTCGATGATTAGCTTGATCTTGTTGTAGATCTCCTCTAGTGAGTCACCCTGTACAATAGCTGGAGACACAATGACAGAGTCAGAAGGATCAGTTGGTTGCATCAGAACTGGAGTTGAAATGATCCCAATGGTTGATTCAAACGAAAATGCCACATATTTGCTGTACATGACATAAGACGATGAAGCTGGGGTttatgaaactgaaaaaatgtcCCTTCTAGTTAAGTTGATAGAGAAACGAATCCCAATCAACTGGAGCCGAttgacagaaaaacaattttTCAGGTTTTTCATACCTGAATAATTGTTATACGCTCTTTTGAACAGGCATGATAAACATCTGTATCATGCCAGGAATCTGCCGATGACTGTCATGATAGATTGATAAGTTGTTTGGTcgataaaatgtcacaaaattgtgaaataaaaaaaaactatcttttttttcaaaaagcttAAAATCACttcctcaaatgtcttgcttTTTTACCACAACCCTAAAAATATTCAGCTGGAATTTTGGCTTTtattggaaaaaacaaaataaaaatcgaTTCCTGACTGAATCTCCTCAGATTTTGGACTTGTGGTCAGACAAAACATGCAATTTAAAATTGACGGAtcaaattaataattaaaaaagtcaTTAGCTACGGCCCAAATTGGAACTACAAAGATTAATCACGAATCCAAAAGTAAAAGGGAAAGGAGACCAACCTGTGAAATACTCTCCAAAGTCCTGCTCCAGCTTAACTGCCTTGTCAAAGACTTTATTGGCCTGCTCGTACGTCTGCCTCTTATTCATTTCCCTGAAAAACACAAGTAGATGGTTAGAATCACAGACACCCTTACAGTTACTATTACTGTAACGACAGTATGTAAAAGAGCTCAAACTCACATTAGGGCTTCAATGGATTTTGGTTTAATAAAGATGGCGATCGGATAAAGTTGTGCTTGCTGCAGTCGTTTTATGGCGTTCCCAGACACATCCAgaatgcagtgtttcccctgtAGGCAGGCAGAGAGAGGTTCTCTTAAAGTCAAACACTTTTAACTCACAAGAAGGCCACAAGTTCATGAGGGGACTGACTGTGGCTTTTGTAAGGCTACCAAAAATATCTACCGCATATTAACAATTTTTTGAAATGTCTGCTTCGCTATGTCCGAAAAATGCTTCTGGTTACAACCCAAATAAACCAAACCCCATCTGGTAAGACAATCCTACAGTAGGCAACATAAATCTCGGTGCGTACCCTCTCAGCCACAGTTCTGACGGACAAAATGCTCGTCCCGTAGAGGTTCTCGTTGAATTGTCCTGCCTCGATGAATTTATTATCCTGAATGTCTTTCTCCATCTGCTCTCGCGAACCCACAAAGTGGTAATCCTGACCGTCCATCTCGTTCTCTCGCCTTGGACGAGTCGTATCTGCAGATGGGGGAACGgaacaagtttatttttgacaCTGCCGTCATGTTGATTGTATTGTTTAAATGTGGTTGTTGCCATGAACTCACGGGGTACGCAGGAGCCAAACTTGTGGGGAAACTCGGAGATGAGGTCATCATTTACTCTGTCCTTCATTGGACCCAATATGATCACAGGCCTTGTGTAGTGGACTGCATTAGAGATGAACAAGGGAGGTGAGGATACATGTAGAAATACGAAATCCATAGTTTGACTTGTTTTATGTAAGTGCTTCACTCACTTTCCTGTCGAATGACTGGCTCATAGGAGAGAATCGTGTCCTCCTGTCCCTCTGTAATTACACAAAAATCAACATCGGTTATTTGACATCTCTATTAAAGTCGTACAATAAAATAATGTGGGCTGATGGAATATTAATTTACAGATGTCATTTCACAAGTTAATTTTAAAGACATCTATCATCTTATTCATCTATGTGGGCAGTGTAAAACAAACCAGAAAGACCACGAAAAATCAAGGTGACTCACTCGAACTGCTTTCACTGTCACTTGTGTTGGATGTCAGGCATTCTGTGAAAGCAGAAGGAGAGGGAGTTGCAGATAATCTCAAAAACAGTAGAGCCACagttatatttaaataaattatcatGGGTGAAAATGATTTCCACCTTCCTAAACAGTAAAAAGTAGGGAAAAGAAGAGCATCCTGTTTCTACACATCTAAGCCATtaaaagaaggagggaggggggataAAGAAAGCAGAAGTCTTGTCTGGCGCAGCAGCCGTGCTCTCACAATATTAGGGAAGTGGTTTTAGGTGCAAGCAATAGGAAATTAAGTGTTTCCTGTGACAGTATCCCAAATGACCTGCAATTCCCTCGCCAATGTTTCCTATTACTAGATCTGTGCCTGTGGCAGCGGATCTCATAtcggggaaaaaacaaagaaaacatacagGCGTTACGCCGTCCACAGGAGGGAGGCAGGAGCTGGCTGACTCAGGGGAACTGGAGGGAAAAAGTGTTTCCACCCAGGCCCGCTCTGGTGACAGATATATTCCAGCTCTGTGTGACCTTATCTGACAAAACTGCTAAACATTTATTGTAAAGACCCCATAGGACATTCAGAATAAGTGTAGCGCTTACTCACCCTCCCTTGGGAATGTATATTTTACATGTACTGTGAATCTGAATAGGCATGcgtttggctgtgtgtgtgtgtgtgtgtgttatgtgagCACGCATAtaggtctgtgtgtgtatatgtcaCTCTAAATGTGTGTGGTTTTAGCATTCCCAGCTGGGTCTGCAGtgacaaagcatttttttttctctcagagctCAGGGGACAGCTGCTTGACACAGTACAACCACACACTTACTCAAACTCTTTGATCCATAAAAGTCATCGCTTAACCCTGGGAAGTCCTAGGTGT of the Sparus aurata chromosome 18, fSpaAur1.1, whole genome shotgun sequence genome contains:
- the dlg3 gene encoding disks large homolog 3 isoform X10, whose amino-acid sequence is MMNSSMSSGSGSLRTSEKRSLYVRALFDYDRTRDSCLPSQGLSFSYGDILHVINASDDEWWQARLVTPHGESEQIGVIPSKKRVEKKERARLKTVKFHARTGMIESNRPVKVKRKKSFNLSRKFPFYKSKENIVQELVESEQCLTSNTSDSESSSKGQEDTILSYEPVIRQEIHYTRPVIILGPMKDRVNDDLISEFPHKFGSCVPHTTRPRRENEMDGQDYHFVGSREQMEKDIQDNKFIEAGQFNENLYGTSILSVRTVAERGKHCILDVSGNAIKRLQQAQLYPIAIFIKPKSIEALMEMNKRQTYEQANKVFDKAVKLEQDFGEYFTAIVQGDSLEEIYNKIKLIIEEQSGPYIWIPSSEKL